From a single Candidatus Babeliales bacterium genomic region:
- a CDS encoding MerR family transcriptional regulator, with protein MKDSIEQFRIGKLAQELGVERFVIRFWEKEFHISAQRSSGGQRFYNQKDFEQFKLIKELLYEKGFTIAGAKKIIKEQPKKSPVIEFSSNNTKININEHQNLLQKIIALKKQLMKLHELL; from the coding sequence GAAAGATTCAATAGAACAATTTCGTATTGGAAAACTTGCCCAAGAACTTGGTGTCGAACGATTTGTAATTCGTTTCTGGGAAAAAGAATTTCATATTTCAGCTCAACGTTCAAGTGGTGGTCAACGTTTTTACAACCAAAAAGACTTTGAGCAATTTAAACTTATAAAAGAATTGCTGTATGAAAAAGGTTTTACTATTGCTGGCGCAAAAAAAATAATAAAAGAACAACCCAAAAAATCTCCTGTAATTGAGTTTTCAAGCAATAACACCAAAATAAATATTAATGAACATCAAAATCTTCTACAAAAAATAATTGCATTGAAAAAGCAATTGATGAAACTTCATGAGCTTTTGTAA